From Spirochaetales bacterium, a single genomic window includes:
- a CDS encoding SpoIIE family protein phosphatase: MEKEITTLLSAVTMGKVEIGFVLFDENKKVIYVNDFVETVTGYTKSELIGTQLFDSIVKDEKYRELSLAKLSNCYDRPFNDFDVTIVQKDGKAAVFHLQGSSFTEEGTHYAVIVIQDITKKKEFEKVIESTYDNIMQSTIDLDAALKKIKEQRRVLEEYKTKMERELNVAKTVQKAIIPKEFLRNEYVEIWGVSIPNDELGGDYFDLFRPDASKLGILIADVSGHGVPSALITTMIKVYFERYAKEFAVPENVFIQVNNEVTKTLQETGLYLTAFYSIVDLDTMIITSTCAGHDFAICYDPKKDEISQLGKTEKGTIIGTFEEAEYDSSLFQLENGNKVLFFTDGITEARNKNGDFFGIERLIKLLKKHKNKRPKEFIDLLIDELNAFSVDAPAQDDRTIIMLDVLKIPDPEDVSEEKLKTIIDTAFRNGRKYVKEKQYSAAVNEFLKIIKFDSNSSGAYSYLGQVFGIFGDFEKAEECLNKAIELNRSYVQGYYFLGIILYKEKKYEEAKACWLKLKEIAGDFKNVDDYIKKLEKMGI; encoded by the coding sequence ATGGAAAAAGAAATAACGACTTTACTTTCTGCAGTCACGATGGGTAAAGTGGAAATCGGATTTGTCCTTTTTGATGAAAACAAAAAGGTCATCTATGTGAATGATTTTGTCGAGACCGTTACCGGATATACAAAAAGCGAATTGATCGGTACGCAATTGTTCGACAGTATTGTCAAGGATGAAAAATATCGCGAGCTTTCGCTTGCGAAACTGAGTAATTGTTACGATCGTCCGTTTAATGATTTTGATGTCACGATCGTTCAAAAGGACGGCAAGGCCGCCGTTTTTCATCTCCAGGGATCTTCCTTCACGGAAGAAGGAACACATTACGCGGTTATCGTGATACAGGACATTACAAAGAAAAAGGAGTTCGAGAAGGTCATTGAATCGACGTATGACAATATCATGCAGTCGACGATCGATCTCGATGCGGCGCTGAAAAAAATAAAGGAACAGCGAAGGGTACTCGAAGAATACAAGACAAAAATGGAACGGGAACTCAATGTCGCAAAGACGGTCCAGAAAGCGATTATTCCCAAAGAATTTCTTCGCAACGAGTATGTGGAAATATGGGGTGTCTCGATACCGAATGATGAATTGGGCGGGGACTATTTCGATCTTTTCAGACCCGATGCTTCCAAACTCGGAATACTGATCGCCGATGTTTCCGGTCACGGTGTTCCGTCCGCACTTATCACGACAATGATCAAGGTATATTTCGAACGTTACGCAAAGGAGTTTGCGGTACCGGAGAACGTTTTTATTCAAGTGAATAATGAAGTGACGAAAACATTACAGGAAACGGGTTTGTACCTGACCGCCTTCTACAGTATCGTCGACCTCGATACGATGATTATTACCAGTACCTGTGCGGGCCATGATTTCGCAATCTGCTACGATCCAAAAAAGGACGAAATATCACAACTGGGGAAAACGGAAAAGGGTACGATTATCGGAACATTTGAAGAAGCGGAATATGATTCATCTTTGTTCCAGCTTGAAAATGGAAACAAGGTGTTGTTTTTTACCGATGGAATAACCGAAGCCCGTAATAAAAACGGAGATTTTTTCGGCATTGAACGACTGATCAAGCTGCTGAAAAAACACAAGAACAAAAGGCCGAAAGAGTTTATCGATTTACTGATCGATGAGCTCAATGCATTTTCCGTCGACGCCCCCGCCCAGGATGACCGGACAATAATCATGCTCGATGTGTTGAAAATACCGGATCCGGAGGATGTTTCCGAAGAAAAATTGAAAACAATTATCGATACCGCATTTAGAAACGGAAGGAAATATGTCAAGGAAAAACAATACAGTGCCGCCGTCAACGAATTTCTGAAGATCATCAAGTTCGACAGCAATTCTTCCGGTGCGTACTCATATCTGGGACAGGTATTCGGAATATTCGGAGATTTCGAGAAAGCGGAAGAATGCCTGAATAAGGCGATCGAGTTGAATCGATCTTATGTTCAGGGATACTATTTTCTCGGCATCATTCTCTATAAAGAAAAAAAATATGAGGAAGCAAAAGCCTGCTGGTTGAAATTAAAAGAGATCGCCGGAGATTTCAAAAACGTCGACGATTATATCAAAAAACTCGAAAAAATGGGGATTTGA
- a CDS encoding LCP family protein gives MAVKKKKMSIVSTLTPYKKYLIPGLVVLFAVIFFSVVMAMVGGVNARLSDIIRNLAKTRDDIDVINQSLLLSIAHTNEMRTHLGLSVKTYPINEKTDPEEADEAEGRENLAFFKAIETMFSSYADETYTRKFDSIAEDERLIDIVNRYGFQTEKVEPYTLRLMKNKTEWFSLQYMPEGDTLTISTLSGDYLEGVSPGKDAAVKIEGLIPRVDLYNSKLNVALGQLKNIESVTAVGQALRNKELTVALSSEDTDKYSYNVNKGSKNFGNIGLYKKGCLFFINDHIYDSFELFYEDFLSYVVDLDTRDERARRFSDALETLQNIFTDKAFLTLLESKGLHIVQTSRKDEYFTYYDVVDKSGAHIGSFAVDMMHFEIYIMDSDDIQIGSIKSLMERGGEETKKKISLPETIPQIEGLYHSEDTLNLLLCGSNVNNTDTIMILHIDRKEKKITIVSVPRDLYYKGRRINTVYWAWGPNQLLRELEEITGLKIEKFMHIDMFAFIDVVDILGGIDIYLYHDLIDPTYKIKENGKWETLCYKKGTYHLNGVQTLRVARSRHYSTDFDRSRRQQTIIMAIRDRLKEMSIFNLDKIYQIISTLLKYVRTNITPLEMAYYFNTFKDYRINAQNTLDTTNVLYATYSNIYLLGSDFDESRLDENFNKGAWILLPINNDFNLVKWYVRELITNGKIKPETMEEKRVAME, from the coding sequence ATGGCTGTAAAAAAGAAAAAGATGAGTATCGTATCGACACTCACCCCATACAAAAAATATCTCATACCCGGACTGGTTGTTCTTTTCGCTGTCATATTCTTTTCCGTTGTGATGGCAATGGTAGGCGGTGTTAACGCACGGCTTTCGGATATCATCAGGAATTTGGCTAAAACAAGGGATGATATCGATGTGATCAATCAGAGTCTACTCCTTTCCATCGCCCATACCAACGAAATGAGAACCCATTTGGGATTATCGGTAAAAACATATCCCATTAATGAAAAAACCGATCCGGAAGAAGCGGATGAAGCCGAAGGCAGGGAGAATCTCGCTTTTTTCAAGGCGATCGAAACGATGTTTTCATCCTATGCCGATGAAACGTATACCAGGAAATTCGATTCGATTGCAGAAGACGAGAGGTTGATCGATATCGTCAACCGATACGGATTTCAGACGGAAAAAGTTGAACCGTATACGTTACGGCTCATGAAAAACAAAACGGAATGGTTCTCCCTGCAATACATGCCGGAAGGGGATACCCTTACGATTAGCACTCTCTCGGGCGATTATCTCGAGGGGGTGAGTCCCGGAAAGGATGCGGCCGTAAAAATCGAAGGCCTCATCCCGCGGGTCGACTTATATAATTCGAAACTCAACGTCGCTTTAGGGCAATTGAAGAACATCGAGAGCGTCACCGCAGTCGGACAGGCACTCAGGAACAAGGAACTGACAGTCGCATTATCTTCCGAAGATACTGATAAATATTCATATAATGTCAATAAAGGCAGCAAGAACTTCGGGAATATCGGTTTATATAAAAAAGGCTGCCTGTTTTTTATTAATGATCACATCTATGATTCGTTCGAGCTTTTTTATGAAGATTTTCTTTCCTATGTCGTCGATCTCGACACAAGGGATGAGCGGGCGAGACGGTTTTCGGATGCTTTGGAAACCCTTCAGAATATATTTACCGATAAAGCATTTTTAACACTTCTTGAATCGAAAGGCCTTCATATCGTCCAGACATCGAGGAAGGATGAATATTTTACCTATTATGACGTGGTTGACAAAAGCGGGGCGCATATCGGGAGTTTTGCCGTCGATATGATGCATTTTGAAATTTATATCATGGACTCAGACGATATTCAGATCGGTTCGATCAAATCCCTCATGGAACGCGGTGGTGAAGAGACAAAAAAAAAAATAAGCCTGCCGGAGACAATACCGCAAATTGAGGGTTTATATCATTCGGAAGATACACTCAATCTTCTTCTTTGCGGCTCCAATGTAAACAATACCGATACGATCATGATCCTTCACATCGACCGGAAGGAGAAAAAGATAACGATCGTCAGCGTTCCACGCGATCTCTACTATAAAGGCCGGAGAATCAATACGGTCTACTGGGCGTGGGGGCCGAATCAGCTGCTTCGGGAACTCGAAGAGATAACGGGATTGAAAATTGAAAAATTCATGCATATCGATATGTTCGCCTTTATCGACGTGGTGGATATTCTCGGGGGTATCGACATTTACCTCTATCATGATCTTATCGATCCGACCTATAAAATAAAGGAAAACGGGAAATGGGAGACCCTGTGTTATAAAAAGGGGACCTATCACCTCAATGGCGTGCAAACCCTGCGCGTCGCGCGATCACGGCATTACTCGACCGATTTCGACAGATCACGTCGACAGCAGACGATTATTATGGCGATCCGCGACCGGCTGAAGGAAATGAGTATCTTCAATCTCGATAAAATATATCAAATCATTTCGACACTTCTGAAATACGTCAGAACAAACATTACCCCCCTCGAAATGGCGTATTATTTCAATACCTTCAAGGATTATCGCATCAACGCGCAAAACACCCTCGATACCACCAATGTTCTTTATGCGACCTATTCCAATATCTATCTGCTCGGAAGCGATTTCGATGAAAGCCGGCTTGACGAGAATTTCAACAAGGGTGCCTGGATACTCCTCCCCATAAACAATGACTTCAATCTCGTCAAATGGTATGTCCGAGAACTCATTACCAATGGTAAAATCAAACCGGAAACGATGGAAGAAAAAAGAGTCGCCATGGAATAG
- a CDS encoding HAMP domain-containing histidine kinase: protein MFLFGLFSVCTLTSVYYCFRFLQTPYTGFHLKHPPFTVKDDAVYFRTEFPFSPAVTSGLISGRDRIKSIDMMEIHTVGDALKILYSKTDFSPITILALRDDSMPYRITISPYFNLFRVEWMLIVLSSCVAGYIGFYLCFAFYDRLEHSVMASAAILAMMGGCVVPFSYTSVFSFILSHTELFVFWAVYFCLRLTTQKDRVKKTTSDAIILLFLFIIYLFFRVYVFHVWSVTGEDRWFVILAEAEKINYIVLGLLSALVILLLMRARAAARIKKQTDWILSGFILWMGPLFFFEQLPRILEYTGIRNMSLDYYSSVFFIIFAVFYLIGIIRQSSEDGRAVMPKSLAYILVVAGSLFMYSTCLVPLTTLMASASVMPPRYTLMVSAFLLFLFLLPLALSISVIVKKKYDRKTTNSIQATFPELSLSELQKSYSDITAAFGELKENFTAALQTEKLHDIAGVVRGMTRVIKNTILRVEKGCMLMKGRLGSLVQLKSKDSGYDALKYKKRIRDMEHTIIVIHKGCLDCLLLCDRFSGTVRETPSIVTSIDCRTLVKQAVCEIKKLFPDTKIPITVEKGVRIQCRPAEIINALTAILQNAQEACTSTSACITVDVCRQAGSVTIKIADRGSGLAGSNRKRLFEPFYSTKEHHFGLGLFMSKIFIEKNSGSIEISGNERKTYVILTFKSAR from the coding sequence ATGTTTCTTTTCGGTTTATTTTCCGTCTGTACACTCACTTCGGTCTATTATTGTTTCAGATTTCTCCAGACACCATACACGGGGTTTCATCTGAAACACCCCCCATTCACGGTGAAAGACGATGCTGTGTATTTCCGGACGGAATTTCCCTTTTCTCCGGCAGTCACTTCAGGCCTAATCAGCGGGAGAGACCGTATAAAGTCGATCGACATGATGGAAATCCACACGGTTGGAGACGCATTAAAGATTCTTTATAGCAAAACCGATTTTTCTCCCATCACCATCCTGGCTTTGCGCGACGATTCCATGCCGTACCGGATAACGATTTCACCGTACTTCAACCTCTTCCGCGTGGAATGGATGCTGATCGTTCTGTCGTCGTGTGTAGCGGGATACATCGGTTTTTACCTTTGCTTCGCATTTTATGATCGTCTCGAACACAGCGTCATGGCCTCCGCCGCGATCCTCGCAATGATGGGCGGTTGTGTCGTTCCTTTTTCTTACACGTCGGTTTTTTCGTTCATACTGTCCCACACGGAATTGTTCGTTTTCTGGGCGGTTTACTTCTGCCTCAGGTTGACGACGCAAAAAGACAGGGTTAAAAAAACAACCTCGGATGCGATTATCCTCCTTTTTCTTTTTATCATCTATCTTTTTTTTCGGGTATATGTTTTTCATGTATGGTCAGTCACCGGTGAGGATCGGTGGTTTGTGATCCTGGCCGAAGCGGAAAAAATCAACTATATCGTTTTGGGCTTGTTATCCGCGTTAGTCATACTACTGCTGATGCGTGCACGCGCCGCAGCGCGTATAAAAAAACAAACCGACTGGATCCTTTCAGGATTTATTCTCTGGATGGGTCCTCTGTTCTTTTTTGAACAGCTGCCCCGGATTTTGGAATATACGGGCATACGGAATATGAGTCTTGATTATTATTCATCCGTTTTCTTTATCATATTTGCCGTATTTTACCTGATCGGGATCATTCGACAATCTTCGGAGGACGGACGCGCCGTAATGCCTAAATCACTTGCGTATATTCTGGTGGTCGCGGGATCCCTGTTCATGTATTCGACGTGCCTGGTACCCCTGACTACACTGATGGCTTCAGCATCCGTTATGCCCCCGCGATATACATTGATGGTAAGTGCCTTTCTTCTTTTTTTGTTTCTTCTTCCCCTCGCATTATCGATTAGCGTTATTGTGAAAAAAAAATACGACAGGAAAACAACGAATTCGATTCAGGCAACGTTTCCGGAATTATCGCTTTCCGAATTACAAAAAAGTTATTCGGATATCACTGCGGCATTCGGGGAATTAAAAGAAAATTTCACCGCGGCCCTCCAGACGGAAAAATTACACGATATTGCAGGCGTGGTCAGGGGAATGACGCGGGTGATAAAAAACACCATCCTTCGGGTGGAAAAGGGATGTATGCTTATGAAAGGCAGACTCGGTTCTCTGGTCCAACTCAAATCAAAAGACAGCGGATACGATGCGTTGAAGTATAAAAAAAGAATCAGGGATATGGAACATACGATTATCGTCATACACAAAGGGTGTTTGGATTGTCTTTTATTGTGCGACCGGTTTTCCGGTACGGTCCGCGAAACCCCGTCGATCGTAACATCGATCGATTGCCGCACCCTGGTAAAACAGGCGGTTTGTGAAATAAAAAAATTATTTCCCGATACAAAAATCCCGATTACCGTTGAAAAAGGTGTCAGGATTCAATGCCGGCCGGCTGAAATAATCAATGCACTCACCGCCATTCTTCAAAACGCGCAGGAAGCATGTACGTCGACATCCGCGTGCATAACGGTCGATGTATGCAGGCAAGCGGGTAGTGTAACGATTAAAATAGCCGACAGGGGTTCCGGTCTCGCCGGCTCAAACCGAAAACGTCTTTTTGAACCGTTTTATTCGACAAAAGAACATCATTTTGGCCTCGGACTCTTTATGAGTAAAATTTTCATTGAAAAAAACTCGGGAAGCATTGAAATCAGCGGAAACGAAAGGAAAACATACGTCATCCTCACATTCAAATCCGCGCGGTAG